TTAGTCAGCTTGCAAACCATGCCAAGTTTCTCTAAGCTAAGGCCCTTAGGTAGAGTCATGTACACTTCCTTATCCAAATTACCATGAAGAAAGGCAGTGTTTACATCAAGTTGTTTAAGGAACCACCCTTTCGATGCTGCCAAGGCAAGAAGGATTTGAAGTGTGGTCATTTTTGCCACTGGGCTGTGTGTGTCGAAGAAGTCAAATCCCTTGTCTCTGGTTGTATCCCTTTGCTACCAACCTTGCCTTATGTCTCTCAACACTACCATCAAGCTTGAGCTTCAATTTGAAAACCCATTATAGCCTATTGGTTTCTTTCCAGGAGGTAAATCAGTGACTATCCAAATTTTATTTGCAATTGCATGTAAGGCTTCGAGCTCAGCTGAGAAAGCATCTCAACAACAAGATTCGGTCACTGCTTCTTCATAATGATGCAGCTCAATTGATGATGCAATAGTCACAGAGAATGCTTTATGTACAGTTGATAGACTATGATATGACAAATGTTTTGAAATAGGATACCTACAATTGGGTGATGTTGTTGTCTCATTAGAGGTTTGCATGCAATAGAAATTGTCTAAGCtggttttctcttgatcctttCTGATCTTCTGAGGTGTTGATATTGTGTGGTGTAGTGGTGTGTGAGGGTGTAATTTTAGTGTTAGACTGAGGATCCAGGAAAGTATGTGTGGGTTGAAAGTTGGGTGCATTATGAGTGTGATTCTGTGATAGGGTATTGTAGTGTGTGAAAATGTCATTAAATATGTATGGTGCATTACAATGTTGAGTGATGTGTGTAGATGGGGATGAATGTGAAACTGCAATGTAATTTCTTTAAAGGGAAAGATATTTTCATAAAATGTATCTCTTGAGACAATTAATTTGTTGGTAAGAATGTCAAGTAAAAGATACCCTTTTGTGCCTACTTTGAATCCAAGAAAGACACATTTTCTAGCTCTTGCATCAAGCTTTGACCTATGTGTTGTCAAAGTGGAAGTGAATGTTAAGCAACCAAAAactttgaaattttcaaaatctgaaACCTTATGATATAGAACTTCAAATGGACTTTTGTTATTTAGGAAATTGCTAGGAATTTTGTTAATGATATGAGTAGCATGAGCTACTACTAAATCCCAATAACAATGAGGGACATAAGATTGAAATAAGATAGCCCTTGTGACTTGGAGAAGATGTTGATGCTTTTTTTCCACAACTCTATTTTGTTgaggagtctctacacataaactTTGGTGTAGGATGCCTTgggtttttaaaaaattttggagTTGAAATTCTTTGTCATTATCGGATCTTATGCATTTGATTTGTTTTCCAGATTAGGTCAAAACAAATTTTGTGAATTACTGCAGCAAATCAGCTGTTTCAAATTTGTGTCATAGGAAAAGTCCATGTGTATCTACTGTGATCATCAACTATTGTTAGAAAATACTTGTATCCTTTGATAGATGGGGTGTTAATAGGTCCCCAAATATCAACATGGATGAGATTAAATCAAGACTCAGTTTTAGATAGACTAATTGAAAAGTTCTTCCTTTTATGCCTAGAGAAATGACAAGAGTCACAAGGAAGAGCCACTGCACTTTTATTCATATTGAAATTCAAAATAGATGGATGTGATTGTTGCATGAAATACAATTTATTGAGTGGTATGTGACCTAATCTATTGTGCCATAGCTCTTGTGTAGTATGTTGTGTGTGTAGTGAGGCTGATGCAGTAGTGTGCATAGGCTTGTGTGTGGTGCATTTCCCATTTCTAGTGCCAATTGCATACAAACCATCATTGAGTTCAGCTGCTCCAATCGTCTTCATTGTATAGTAATCATATATCTCACACCCAAATTTACTAAACACAAATTGACAATCAATGGactctattaattttgatactGAAATTAGATTTAATGCAAATGATGGAATGTAAAGCACATCGGTGAGATACAAAGTGTTAGAAATTTTGACAATGCCTGACACTGAAGCAGTAACTATGCACTTGTTTGGCAGCTTAACTCTAACCGGATTAATGGTTTGGAGTGAATGAAATGCAGCAAAGTTATGAGTGACATGAATGGTGGCTCCAGTGTCAATGACCCATGAGTCACAATCCTGTGATAAAGAAATTGACATGATCACAGAATTACCTTCATTAGAAGACTTGCTGTCTATGGTAATGGAAGGATCATGTGCATTATGGGAAGTAATAACTCCATGGTGTTGAAGTAGTGATAGCAAAGCCTGCTTTTGCTCGTGTAAACAAGACTTGAGAGTCACCATTAGCCTCTTTGTAAAGGTCAATAGGTTTATTGGATTTGTCATCTTGAATTTCAGTCATGATGTTGTTGATGTTGTGAGGCTTTGAGGTGTGGAGGCAGCCCGTGTTTTCTATAGCAATTGTCCACCAAATGTCCTTCTTTGCCACAAAAGGAACATTGTCTATGAGGAGTTCTACCGCCATAGCCTCTGCCTCTGCTAATTCGGTTGTCTCTTCTACGACCTCTGCCTCTAAAGGATGTGAACGCAGTTTGGTGATTGACTGCATTGATCAGCATGTTTGGATCAGCCGCCTCTGGCCCGGTTAATTGCCTCTCTTGTTGCATGAGTAATGAAAACGTGGTGTCAATTGAAGGAAGGGGTTTCATCAGCATTATGTTTGATCTAACTGCAGAATATTGTTCATTTTCGCCACGCAAGAATCTCACAACAAATGTATCTTCCCTGTAGCTTCGAACCGTTGATGTGCACGCACAATCTGAGGCACAAATACACACTGGCAGTGGTTTATAGTCCTCAAGTTCCTCCCAAATGCCTTTAAGTTTTGTGAAGTAAGGTGCTAAAGCAAGATCACCTTGTTTGATTGAGAATAAGTCAGTCTTCTAGTTCAGCAATTCTAAAAACATCTCCCTGGTAAAATCGTTTCTTTAAATCTTCCCACAAGTTTTGAGCTATACTATTCCATAGCACACTGTTTCGAATTTTTGGGCTACGGGACAAGTTGATCCAGGAAACAACCATTGTGTTGCACCTTACCCATGCACTATACATGGGATCATCCTCCATCAATGAATGCAAGTTTATTTTTCGATACCAAAGCCAATTGCATAAGCTGAGACCAAGAATTATAGTTCTTGTGGTTGAGAACTTCAGAAATTAGAGGATTGCCTGGACTTTCTCCAGGGTGTAGGAAGAACGGACTTGAAGGGTTCATTATAGGGTTTGTGGGAGGGTGCGGAGATACAGCTTGAGAGCAACCAAATAAGCAAGAGCGTTGAGGTCAATGTTGTTCATTGCTGTTTGTGTATTGATTGGTGTAGGTTCCATGATCTTGGAAAATCTTTGAGAACTGCAGAATGAAAATCAATGGATCTTGAACAATGTAGATCCAGACCTTCTTTTCTTGATCTCGTTGATCGAAATGTTGTGtctcaattgaagaaagtgtgaAACAAAACAAATTTCATCAATCTCTATTGTTTGAGTCCAaggaaagagaagaaagaatggaGATTAAGAAGATGAGCAGATTCAAGAACAAATTGAAGAAGATGAGATGAAGAATTGacaaatttattaaaagaagaaagagaaattGAAGTTGCTAAACTGAAAATTGGACTGAGAGGTGGTGTTCCAATGGATTGCAAGTAGCAATCGATCACCGCACCATGATGAAGCTTTGAAAAAGAGCTTGAATAATACCTCTGCATGCATTGTGCATGAATCAGAGAAAGAGAGCTCCAAGAATAAGAAGAACCTTGCACAATAGTTCTGAGTTCTGACTCTTACAAAACTCCAAAATAGCGGAAAGTTAGTTATATATACTGCAAGGAAGGTGAGGAAATAGTTTAATTAAGTTTCTCTTAAAAAATTagcttaaataataaatatttatattaaaaatagtttataatttaattattttgtgtttaattttttaattttaaaagtatttattttttaaaaaaaatataataaaaaaaattattataaaaaaagttttttttaattttttataaatatttaaataattttttaaaaaattataatttaattttaaaaattacatcaTACAATTTATAAGtcaacaatttaaaaaaataacttttaaaacttttgaaaCTAGCGTTAAAGCTAACTAACCCAATCTCTACTTTACTGAATGTATGCCTCCTATTTACATATATGCAAGTAACACACGGTTAAAATTTTTTgctgttattttttttataaattctgcataatttacctttttttaatatatttaatgttataaaaaaattgtgaatATCTTATATTCTTGATTATTTCTATGTACTTTCTTATCTCGCACGTTTTGTGCTTGTGGACTGTTCTATCAatgaaatatattttacattccATCCAGAGTACAAAAAGTTTAATAACAAAGATTGTAAATAATGTTTAATTGTTACACATACCAActtaatgataattaattatgttagttactacaaatttatttattttatacctTCTACATATTAAACATCGGATggaatttgtattttaaataatttattattttcaatttcttaaattatttatatcaaattaacaattatataaatataaatttaaaattaattttgtaaaaacaagaaaagcagcTGAACTGAAAAGATTTAGAAATTCCTATTAAGCCACGAGTTAATCTAACATAAatgtattaatttattttaaaataaaatctttttcgaTCCTTAACCATTTATTCAATAGACATTGTATTCTctaacaattataaaaaaataaattggaaAACAAATTGGTCACATTCACTTTCGTAACATGAACAATCCATAAAATCGGTGACAGCATGTCAATGCTGACGTAACATCTCCTTCATAATAGGGATCCGCACTCACACTCCTCTCTCTCCCTCCGATCCTCTCTTTTTGCCACCGCATTCACAATCATTAATAATATCATCACTACCATTTATGCATGATGattaatgaaaaatatattttcctaaaCTTTCTCTCCCTCCTTTCCTCCTCTCCTAAATGTGATTTCTAACCCTTTATTGCTCTCTCTCTCACATAGATTTTCTTAATCCCACTTATAAAACTAATGGTGAAAGATCACATTTTACTCccttaattattaaaaaaaattaagagaattcaTTCCTCTACCACCCCTGCCACAACATGGtaaatttcatttattttaacaCTCAAACtttacttctttttttctttatttttctggtAAGTTTTcctaaaaacaaataaatttttccCCAAGTGACCAATGtactttatttttcaaaatttttttaaattgtttatatcaaattaacaattataaaaatacaaatttaaaattaattttgtgaaaacaagaaaagcagcTCAACTGAACAGACTCGGTAATCCATGTTGAGCTGCTAGTTAATATTAACATAAATGCATCAAACAGGAcaccgaaaaaaaaaatgcatcaaACAGAATAAGTCACTCAACTCGAATATAAAATCATGTCAAATTCTTACATAAATTTTTAACAGGTAAACTGTGAACATACCAACTCTGAcaaaaaccaaataaaaaacaaaatatcagCAATCCATGATCTTGATGTGGAAAACATCAGTTGAAAACTTTAGTTTCAGAACTCTGATGGGGAAATAACatcatcaattttcaaaatcatcttGACAACTTGAGTAGCAAGCAAGATCTGTTGCTGCTTTCCAATCAAAGTTTCAAATACGTTTTGCTCACGCATGTCATTGGTGCCAACATCATTGCAGTCGATGCCAAAGTTAGGATTATTGTCCTAAAAGCAAATTTAAGGTTATTGCCATTATATTTGGGAGGAtaaatttctgaaattaagtacAGATATAAAACAGCAGCCATTTTAGTTCAATCTACCTTTATTTGCTGGGACTTCACAGCAGATAACGTTTCAATAGGTTGAAGGCCGCTATTTTCAGCAAGGGCCATCGGAATGGCCTCCAACGCATCTCCAAATGCTCTGATAGCATACTGCATGGTAAAGAAAAACCAGccatcaataaaattattacattTGATCCACAATAAGTACTGAAAGAGACTGTTTAATAGAGTTTCTAAAGGGCTCTGGCATCATTACCATACACCGAGAATATCTGTACATTGGccatgaataaaaaaatacaataccTACATGATTCGAATAATATTCATACCTGCTCTACTCCAGGGTATCTATCAGCAGCAGCTTCCACAGCAATAGAGCAGGAGATTTCAgcagaaccaccaccatatacTATAGAATTGTTGCGGATGAGATTCCTAGCCACACACAAGGCATCATGAAGACTGCGCTTTGTCTCCTCTATGATCATTTTGTTACCTAACGAAAGAGACAATACCATTTAATTAAGCCCTATACTATATCCACGGGTTAACACACGTAAAATCATTGATACAGgcaataattaaaatagtttattATTCAGATCCAGATTCAATCAAGACCAGCTTAGGAGATAATCTTCATAAAAAGATAACTAATTCTAGAAAATGTGATGCAAACCAATCAAAAGAGGGTCAAAGAGTACATGATCTCACCTCCACGAGTGAATATTGTCACAGCCCTCGAGTTTGCACAATGCTCAATGTACAGCATCCGGTCTTTTGTTGTACCAAAGGATTTTTCTCGAACCAAACCAGCcttaataaaaagtataattaCGTCACTAATTCCAAATGTACAATAAAGAGAGCACATGAGTCCATAGCATATGGAATGCCACCCTATCAACGAATACAACAAGCATGGAACCACAGCCAAATGCCTTAAATCAAACACGATTGCAATAATAAAGAGTAGCCAAGTGTCCTAAATCAAACTCAAttgtaataataaaaataagcagGTTTTGAAAACCACTAAAAAGAGTAGTATCATACCTTTCCCAGCTTTTCAGGACTCAACTCTTGGAACCTAGGCACAATTCTTCCACCTGTGTTTACAAGTAGATATTTACACtgttaataagaataaaaagcATGTTGGAGAGTAGTGACAAAAGCGAGAAGTTATAATTcatatattcatatatattaCTAAAGCCTAGTTATTAGAGTTGATCAATTTGAAGCCTATCATTTTACTCTTCATAGGaaaggaaaagattttttaGACAAAAAAGAGAATGTATTACTAAAGACATACCTGTTGCAATTGCGATCAATTCCAACTCTACACCACCGACCCATCTGACAGCAGGCAAGTTCCTGTGCATTAAGAGATGATTTGCTTCATCGTCAAAGCCCCACTGGCAAATAACCAGGGTTGCACCAACATCCTgcaaatcaaaaaaaaaaattcctttCAATTAAATCCAAAATTCACTTTGGCAAGAACATAAGGTTTATATAACTAGcccattttaaaatttaaatcccAATAATATCATCTACCAAAATATAAGATGGCCAAGCATTCTAGTTCCCTTATAGGAAAAGACCAACGGTAGGCTGGACATTAGTAATAGAAATTTGATTATGCTCAAATAAAATCATACCTTGCATTTTTGAACCATGTCATCAAAATACTGTTGCTCTTGTTTCCTTAATGTCTGGAACTTCTCAACAGTATCAATGTCCACCTTATGCTTAGTCTTTGGCTTTGGAGGCTCAAAGGGGCAAGTCAAGATTGCAATTTTAGCATCTTCAATTCGCTTTGGCATTTGTGGATGGCTCATATCCTTGTCAACAACAATTCCATATATTAACTCAGTATCCTCCAATTTACCACCAACTTTCCCTTCTACTTTAATTAGATCTAAGTTAACATCTTTCCTTTCTAGATCAGCAACAGCAAGAACTGCTTTGACAGCAATCTCAGCCAAGCTGCGCTTGCACCGATTCACACTGGAAAATTAAACAAGGAAGGACATTATAATGCTAAGAattatcttaaattttgaaactctGAATTGAACACAATTCAAAATCCCAAGGTGTGACATCCATCATAACAAGACAAATTATTAGAACCTGGATTATATTACACTCACATTTTAGAGGACAAAGTAGTCATACAAGTTTGAATCAAAGGCTCCAAATCCGTAGGCCCAAATTCAAACTTTTTAGCAATATTCTCCAGGTGATCAACAGCAATCCTGGATGCCATTTCATAGCCCTCGGCAACCCTAATTGGATGAATTCCACGTTCCAAGAGCCGCTCAGCTTGCTCCAGAAGAGCTCCAGCCATAACAACAACTCCAGTAGTTCCATCCCCAATTTCATAATCCTGACTCCGGGACAGCTCAACCATCAGTTTAGCAATCTGGTTGTCAACATCCATCTGCTCCAAGATTGTTGCTCCATCATTCGCTGCAAACAAGAAATGTCACTAGTTAGTGGAAGCAACAAATAAAAATTCTACCAATAACCATATCTCAACAAAACATCACAAAGCTTCTAAAGATAAAATTGCAAAAAAGTGTCTATTTCCTAATCTGAGTTtcaaattaacaaaacaagtgtCGATTTCAGGTCTCAAGGCACTTCAATCACACCTACACTTATTAAGTTCGTAAAACCTTAAAAAGCAACcacatttacacaatccaaaatTTTCCACTCAAAACTTCACCGGCTCCGGTAAGTTACTACACAGTACACACAACATGCCTTTTACTTCAAAATTTAAAGTCATCCAACACAAACTGCACCCAAATCTAAAGGAATTAATTGCATTTCGCTTAATCAAAAACACTGCACAGTTCAAAGTAAAACCAAAAATAACTTTCAATATATTTAACACTTCATGCCTAACCTAAAGTACAAAATGGCTAAATTTTCGCTTCCTAGTTCCTAGAGCTCATGGATCActatcaaaacaagaaaaaaaacagAGAGCAAAAATGGAAAGCAAAAGTGTCTAAAACAGAAACtcgaaaaaaaaacaaagcagagcaggaaaaagaaaaggcggcaccattaattatttttgaaaaaaaaaaggtaaataATCTGAAAGaaataaacagaaaagaaaaaaggtgGTTATGGTTGTTAGAACTGACTGATGATGACGTCGCCGTCGGGGCTCTGGAGCATCTTGTCCATGCCTTTAGGGCCAAGGGAGGTGCGAAGGATGCGGGCGACGGCTTTGCCGGCGGAGATGTTGGCCTTCTGTGCATCGAGTCCTCTCAGTCTGCTCTTCTGCTCTTGCTCCTTCAGTATAATGAACGGCCTCCCGAACTCGTCGAAAGCCAGCGCCATTTctcaactctctctctctctctctctctctctcacgaTCTTCTTTGAATCTTCGAGATTTGGCGGAGAGAGTGAAGAGACGCGAACAGTGCAGAAGGTtactctgtgtgtgtgtgtgtgtgaagtTGCTTTTGATGGTTCTTGTGTTTCTCTCTCCGTTTTTGGAGGAAAAAAAGCCCTAACCCTCTCTCGACTCGTTGCTGCTGCAGATGTTATATGTATGCTTCCCATTTCTAAATTTTCAATTATTTCTCTACGTTGtatgtttttcatttttttacttatttttggTGTGGAATGGATACAGCAAATGAGGGACGTGTGAGCCCCATGAATAGAGAGACATAAAAGCCCAATGGGCTTACGACCGGTATTTATCCATGTGATTATGTTTTATATATACTAGCCGATCAAAAAGACATaagatttatatatattatactaCCGTTGCACAGGTTCGTATTATTAGAgtataaataaaatcaattaacattatttaagaatatttattatttattgtcaATAATTTACAAAATTGTTCTGGATTTATTGATCCTTTGGTGTTAAAAATTCGAGATATCATGTCTTGGAAATGGCGTGCTGATCTTCAGTTGATCTTGAAAGATGCAAATACAGTAGCAGACATCATGGCAAAGACCGCAATGAGGACCCTTTCTCCTCAAGTGGAGCTTCCGTTGCCTTGGAAGGAATTTGAGAGTAGTATTCAGCGGGACTGCCTTTCTTAAGCAGtttcttgtttttttctctcttagtttttgtttattttcttttaagtcaccaaaaaaattataggatattacatttttattatttcgattctcttaacatttataaatatcttttattttgtatCATTTCACACAACTTGAATACGCACAAATTCTTTCTCTAATGCTCTCTCTTACATTTTTTTAACATAGTATCATAAAATTCTCCTTGAAGATGATAGATTTTTCTCCTGCTGAAATCACCATATTTTTTTAGAGAAAAGATCATGCATATGAATGGTAAAATATTACAGAAACACAATCCAATGTGCCAGATATAAGGAAGAAACAAATTTCAATATAGAACAGACAGATAAGTGCTGCATCACTACTACAAAATATGTATCCAAACTCCCACTACCACTTAACCTCTATATCCCAAGAccagaacaaaaaaaataagcCTTTTCATTATCAGCTTTCCTCAAAAGATACTACTAATTGCAATCTTTAATGTACGAGAACACATTTATGCACCATATAGCATAATGCAATAAGTAGAGAGATATCAGTTTAGTACTTTATATAAACACTTCACATTTGATTATCAAGATCTTTTTCCTCATTTTCATACTCCCCTTCTTCATGGGCAGTTACATCCTGATATTGCTGATATTCAAAGACAAAATCATTCATGTTGCTCTCTGCTTATGTGAATTTCATTTCATTCACCAATGTACCAATGCAAGAAAGTCTTTCTCCTAAACATGGCAGTGAATTATTCACTCACCCTCCTGAACATCTCCTAAATGGAGGTTAAATTACCAATAAAAGTCGAAGTCATGGTAAATCCCCTTGGTGCAATGTCACAGACACTTGACTTCACATTGTTTGGGATCCAGTCAACAAAGTAGGAAGAATTTTTGTTCTGGATATTAATCATTTGTGTCCATTTTTTTGTGTTCATCTTACCCCTGAACATTACAGAAGCAATCAGGTAGTGACCATGCCTTAGAT
This sequence is a window from Arachis stenosperma cultivar V10309 chromosome 10, arast.V10309.gnm1.PFL2, whole genome shotgun sequence. Protein-coding genes within it:
- the LOC130955969 gene encoding T-complex protein 1 subunit epsilon → MALAFDEFGRPFIILKEQEQKSRLRGLDAQKANISAGKAVARILRTSLGPKGMDKMLQSPDGDVIITNDGATILEQMDVDNQIAKLMVELSRSQDYEIGDGTTGVVVMAGALLEQAERLLERGIHPIRVAEGYEMASRIAVDHLENIAKKFEFGPTDLEPLIQTCMTTLSSKIVNRCKRSLAEIAVKAVLAVADLERKDVNLDLIKVEGKVGGKLEDTELIYGIVVDKDMSHPQMPKRIEDAKIAILTCPFEPPKPKTKHKVDIDTVEKFQTLRKQEQQYFDDMVQKCKDVGATLVICQWGFDDEANHLLMHRNLPAVRWVGGVELELIAIATGGRIVPRFQELSPEKLGKAGLVREKSFGTTKDRMLYIEHCANSRAVTIFTRGGNKMIIEETKRSLHDALCVARNLIRNNSIVYGGGSAEISCSIAVEAAADRYPGVEQYAIRAFGDALEAIPMALAENSGLQPIETLSAVKSQQIKDNNPNFGIDCNDVGTNDMREQNVFETLIGKQQQILLATQVVKMILKIDDVISPSEF